The genomic region CACGTACTAACTTATCTAATACTGAAAAGAAcatattgttgaccctaaaaactacttaGCCTACATGGCGTGGAGACCGAGTCattaatgagctaactacattCTTCTGGTGAATGCGGGCATGCCAACTTTCCACCTAGCTCGGTCAAGTAAGATGGATGTGGCAATCGTCTCGAACACGCTGCTGACTTTTGTGTGCAAGCGATCATGGCTGAGAAAGAAAGACGCCTTaacctttgggttctagagcttgaagacaagTTTACTAGTCACTGCAAAGTTCAAACAATACTTTCAATGTGCTGAACATTGATTAACTtagtaacacctcacttcgccaagaaggctaataagacGACCTTTTTCAAGAAGAAGACTAAAGACTCCTCATTAAcagagacttggataggtaatcagCCAAACTTGAAGCAGCGTTGTTactccaaactgaagatgcttatCGGTCGCCTGTTTCTACGGCTTCAATGTTGTTAattcaaactgaagatgtcattGGTTGCCAACACAATGTTCttaatccaaactaaagatgtgttgATGAAGTAATGGAAGTTAGTGTTTTCTCAGAGTATGAGAGGTTCGCATAGAGCGATATTTGCGCATAACGTTTTTGTGTTTTAAGTTGAAGGTTTTTTCAATGTTACAGAACCACTTCTATTTATAAGGGTGAATTATGTGCTGACTGACACATTTTTGCTAAGAGCCAGCTTTTAGCCCTTGATTTGCTCATATCGTTTTTTGGCTTGACAAGTGTCCTTGTCCTTGCTAGCTGAAAAcaaacaagtgttttttttttttttttgttaaaacccTAGTTACGTCTCATTTGTTCTCTGGCTGTTTAGTTTGGAAAAACTTAAGAGTTAGAGTGCACTCAAACCCGTGAGCTTCCTCCCTTCCTCATTTATGAAACCCTAGTTGCCAAACCTTTCTTCATGTATTAAGCACCCAATCATTGAGAAATAGGTTTGTATTGTTTTCATGGTCTAGcttcaagtttcaaatcttcatttagcctagttttttttattacgttagtttcttccttcaatcaTTTGATTGGAGAAATTGACTTGTCATTTGAATCCACATTACATATCattttcatcattacaccattATGCATAGAATGTGCGCCATAAGAAGATGAGCTCAAGGGATGAAGATGCCTTCTTGTGAAGACTGATGATATCTCCATCTCGTGCAGagtaaggttgcacaaaggtaaagtcACTTCATAGATTAGATCTAGGAAATGAGCTGCTTGATGTGGTACCTTGTATGAATCTTATTGGCACCAGTGGATTAGACTCCATGGAGTCCCCAattttttaacccagaggtggATTTTTCCAGTCAAATTTCTTATGTTCTTTATTACCTAAACTTGTCCACATATCTAATTTATTAGCATATGATACATTGTAATACCcggtatttaaaaaaaaaattgttatatgtatatatgtatgtatgtgggTACATACCAGAACCTATTTTCAATATCTAAAATAGTTTCAATATAAAATCATTTTTGCTACAAATCATTTCAAAAACTAGCTATTTCATGTTCATATGtaattagagatatttttagtttgaattggaGAAGGGGGATTAAAtgagtttggtttgattttcctCACGAAGGGCCAAGAGTTCGAGGTTGGACTAAGTGAGTAATTTTGTCTTGATATTTTGTTTCAAAGATGAGGTGGAGAGTTTATAACATTAGGATTTAATGATTTAGTGATTATTCACCACTCTAAATGTGAAGGTGGAAGTCTACTTAAGGGTGAGTTGGCAAGTTTGTATTCATTAGGAATCTAAGAGTTAAATGTTTGGGGATGAGTCATCCCTCCAAAATTTGAAGAGGTGGGATTCATATCCCTTAGAGATGAATGTGGCCTTGGATGCTTGTATCCACCTTGCATAATATTAATTAACTTCACACATGTCTCTTTGCCATTTGAACACATACCATTATCAATGATTAGGTTGTTTCTATTGGAACACATTTTATGTCTAATGATTGGCACAACACTTGCTTTCTTTCTATTGGCACACTTGGAAGCTTTCTCCTCAAACTAAATGGGAAGGAAGAGGTTATTCCATCTTTATAAAGGAAGGAGCAAAGAACCAACGGAAGACatggagaaaaagagagaggaagaagaagaaaaaaaagaagaagaaagaaccacTCCAAAAAGAGAGCCATTCTCCCTTTCTTATTACCTCCTTATATTTCTTTTACATGTTCTTAGGGCTTTAAGCCatctttcattgtatttgtaagtCCCTCATATATAGTGAAATACAATGAAAGCAAACCTCAGTGGATGTAGTCAATTTGTtgaaccacttaaatcttgTGTTGTTTACGCATTTACATTTTGAGATGATTTCCATGAGAAGCTTCCACTAAACCATCGAAAATCTCCATCTATATCCCTTGAGAATGATGTAAAAAAGTGTGAGACAAATCCCAGAAAAATACATGAGACCTTACCCAACAAATCTCTCCACCAAACTCACCGTCATTTTCATCTATCAAAAGAAAGATATCTAAAAACTAGAAATTCGTCCAGCGCATTTAACAGATCAAAACACCATTATCCATATATTTTATCATAGTACTTTCTTCATGTGAGTTGTTCGTCTGTCTCTCTACCATGATATATCCAAATTTTAGAGAAATCCAACGGTGTGATCGTCCAATATGTTTGAAATATCACTTCAGTCTCTAATCCCGCGGAAAACTGGACAGCCATGTTATGAGCACAAAAACCACATTTTTCGTAGCTCCAACCAAAACATTTccttcacaaaagttgttcCTTATCATCTCCTCTATAACATATCCAAAAACCATGACAATCCAATTTATGTGCTGACTTGTATCCCAGTTTGAACAGCTGATGTTTGGTTGAGAATTTCAGCTATATTAAAGAAGAGGAAGGGGAAGTGGTGAAGGAAGAAAGAGAACAAGAGGaaggaaatgaaaatgaaacaataaaaaaatgaggaaatGGTAACATATTGCTTAtcatttatattaaatattattattttattattaatattatgattatattACTCTTGTTACTAATAAATTTGATTTATGTTGAAGTTTGCAGGTTTGTTAGATAACATGTGAGTATTGATATCTATATGAACATGACATATACATAAACATTCAtgcaaagcaagaaaaaagAGTTGTGTCGTGTCAAGTGCTCACTTGTGTAAAGTGTTTTAAGTTGTGAGGATATTAAAGGGCCGATGTTTGCCTTGAATAATAATGAACCATGTATATGTCAAGCGTAGGGTGCAGGGCTTGAGTATACAAATTGGTTgattataaaataatgaaatcttgTATATGTCAGGCGTCGGGGGAAGGGCTTGAATATACAATTGGGTGTCGGCGGAAGTGCCTGTGTAATAAAGTGAAAAATGAGAGTTTAACTACAAAAATTTGGTTTAAGGGATGAACGGGAGTTAACTCACACTCTAACGTATCCGGGGCCAAGTGGTATAAGCATGGTATGAGACATGCAAACTTGGGTGCCTTAGGTATGTGTTGAcgggattagaagggagtgagtacattcatccatctcatctgcatatatttcatgcatttgaaagaattgttacaattttATTATTGTTGAATTGGTAGTTTTTGTTGTGAATTAATTTGTGCACTATAGTTATTCTGTTGCgtattcaataattttttttttttttgtaagattTAGTTGATGTGTGGTGTAAtcattataatataatttttttcccaCCATATCTTGTTTGtagaatttatttttatagttaaGATATGGCTTACACCCTAACTCATGAATAGTCTTTATTCACAGGTTGGGGCGTGACATACATGCATTCTATGGCTTGTTATTTGATGTGTGTTTGCGCTTAAGTTTACACTGCATGAGTATGAATAACGAACAAAGCAATTGCTAACTAGGATAACCTGTAGTAAACCAAGTTTGGTTGCTAGATTTTTGTTTGCTTAACTAACATAGTTGACTGGTGAGTTTGACTAGTCAATCTAGCATACATTAATTTATGATCACATGATATTCCATTTGGTACCATTTTGAAAAAGTTTGACACGTTGCTCAGTAGACAAAAAAGTAATGATTTTTACACTCTCGTTTTCTCTTTCTTCACACTTCGCCTCTTGTTTTTGTCCTTTGAATCTCTtttaaattaatcaattcaGAGGTTGAAAAAATTGGAGGAATGCATGGGAAAAAACTAGAAATGCAAAAATGATCgaaccaaaaaaaatttgaaccaaacttttaattgaaaaatatcaattttGTGCAGTTGATATATATAAAGTTAATAGTGAATTACTTGTATCAATTGGCCTTCAAATGacaacaattctcaaaaattTAATTACCTACACATAACAATACAAGTGATAAATTCTAATATCACTTCTGCAAACTTTCAAGGCTATACAGAATAGTAGTCCAAGAAAttaacatacatacatatgaaAGCACAACAGATAAGGAACCCAATTGTTTGTTACAAAGGAAGCAAAACGGATCAAGATAGGTTAGGCTTGTGATCAGGACATGTCTAGTACAATAGCCTTTGAATTTGGTTTTTCTTCCCCAATTCCAGTACAAATTAACTCTACCTTAGAGTGATTAAACCCTACATAAGTACATATGAGTGATTATGATTCCACGCGCACTAGTTTATTTTCTTAGTAGCTAGACATTCTATTTAAGGATTTTAGATAACGTGGTAATGCCGTACTACTTAGTATTTCTTCCTATCCCCTTAAAGCAACAAATTTATCAATTGATCCAAATCCCAAATAGCTTCATTATTAACGGCCATTGGCAAAGTCCCACTTTGTTCTGGTTGAGAGGATTGAGAGCCATGGCCTCCTGAGGATGAACTCTCCGGTGAGCTTGAGTTTGTTCTCCCTTCCATATTCTGAGGGTTCCTATTCGACGTTGTCAAACCCTTATCCAGATGATCTGTAGCCTGAGCAGGAGCTGCTTGAATGTTTAAGTTAGGGTTTCTTGTGATCTCAATCCCTGGAGGTCGCCTGTCAAATGCCCTAAGGCATTTCGATTTCTTGTATACTCGGCATAAGCTGAATTCTTGCCTTAACTGCATGCATACATGCCAACATACATcaacataataattaatatgaaTTATGAAGTATTGTTAATTAAATTGGTTTAGATGCTAATTAACAGCACTGAAAACTCAATGCCGTAAGCCATCAAAGAAGTCGCTTAAAAACTGTGTGGCCTTGTGGTGCCACTAACATGTTCCGTCTTTGTTAGTGTCGTTCTACAAACTAACTAAATATCCTCTTGTGtgcccaatatatatatatatgctttttGAATATATATGGTGCAACTTGCAGCTGATGGACAAAATCATTCACTTGTAATGATGCGGGAGGCAGACCTTGAAGAAAACAAGTTCCTATGTCATTAAAATACATATCCTTATTATTCCAATGCATTATAGTCGtcttcaaattgttttcttcaAGTTCCTATGTCATTTAAATGTCCTTTTGTCATTAAAATACGCAGCAGATGGACTAAACCACACTTAACAAGTTCCTATGTCATTAAAATACACAACCTTATTATTCCAATGCATTATAGTGGtcttcaaattgttttcttcaAAGTCTACCTCCCGCATCATCATGTAATCTCTCAAATATTATACATATACACAAACACATAAACATCAGACAATAAATGTAGATTTTCGTCAAACTATGTCGTCAGAAAACCTAGATCATTGTGTTGCAAATAATTGAATttgtgaattaaaaaaaaaacgatgtTCAGTTTGAACTAAGAAATTAATTAGTACGTACGTACCGTGGGAGTAGGAGTACTAGGGTTTGATGAGGAGGCGGTCATTGATGGTTGATTATTATCATCTGCATGAATTGCAATGCCTTTGTATTCATTCATCTTCCACTCCGTTTTCTTTCCATGGGGAGCTCTGCCAGTATAGAAAACCATGGTTCTTTTGAGGCCGATGGCACGATAGTTACTGGAATTGGAAGAGTAAACAGTGCTTGGAGATCCTGTTGCTTTCCAATACCCAGTTGTTGTGAGTCGTCTCGGTCTCCCTCCTCGAGCTTCACATTCTTGTCTTGGGATGAAAAAGAACCACTGCTCTGGATCTCCATGGATCGCCTCTCCGGCAGCCTCTGTTTAATTAGTAaccataattaattaaagtacaTGTAAAGTATATTCCcaactataaaatacaatagttgAAGCACTGCATATGCGTGAATAAATAAGTGCTTTCAGAAAATTGCATCTTAAGCGTAGCTAGCTTCATATGTCACGTTTTTCTTGGTCTATCTATTGTCCCAAAAGAGGGAAAATCTGATTGAGACATGCATATTGGCCTCATAATGTTAAGTATGCATCATATAGATTAAAATTATCAAATGTATATTCAGTACACTAAAACCAACATTTTCCTAGAGTTAAGCAAGCCAGAAGCTAGCATAAATCCAACAATtaaagagggagggagggagggagggggggAAAGGGAGGGAGGTAGGGAGggaagagggggagagagagagagagagagagagagagagagagagagagcgagagagaggtTGAATTACGTGGGAGTTCCCATGGATTAAACTCGTAAATGTAGACAACGGGTATGATTCGATCCACAACTCGGTTCAAGTCCTCACTCCTCCCATCAAGTTTGTTCTGCAGGTAAAACGAAATCAGCTCTTCCTCTGTTGGAGAGAATCTAAATCCAGGTGGTAAATCCTCCATTGCATCTGTCTCTCGATCTCCCTCCCTCTACCCTAACCTTAATAACACTAGCTACTACCAGCTACCCAAAATAAATAGGAATAGCTCAAAGCTAGTAGCTAGTTCAAGTTTCTATGTGGTACTAATTTGATGTTTTTCAGTTACGTAGGTTtcaaacattatatatatagcAGATGATTATGGAATGGCCTGTGTTAGCCAAATGATCGAGCAAAAATGATGCCGAGTGAAAGGAGAAAGGAAAGACAAAATTTTTAGTTAATTGCTTGGAAATTTCCACGCGCTTGTGGACGAAGAAAACCCTTGTCCCTCCTCATCTTGACTTTCTTGGAATCAGTCAATATGCATGTATATGGCATGTCCTTGTGCGAAAGTCTCTGGGGTCTTTACACTGCACCCGCTGTTATACTATTTGCGTTTATCCCTTTTAATTCTTCTCAAGACGATTAGCATATATTAATCGTTAGACCATTTTTAAATCGTGTACTCTGATAAGGCATGGAAGAAAGCATCAGAGATAAGGCACCATAGTCCAAACTAGCCGTTTTCAATACAAATACAAAGGATGAGGAGAAAACTTAGATGGTGTCAAAACATGATGCTCTCGTACCATCATAATTTAGTTGATTTGAACCACTATGATTTCCGTCTATACAAGGGAGAGGGATAGTTTGAACCCAAGATGCAAtgagttgaagaaaaagaacCTAACCACGAGGCAATTCATCACTTGTACATtatgttgttttaatttatatattatgaaCTCACATTAATGCGAATTAAATAACATATATGTGACTCATACATACATAAAAGAAATTTACTTGTACGTAGGATAAGATGAGCATGCTTTCTGTTTTACTCATCAAAACTATAGTCTAACTTTTTAGATATTGGATCAATACaatattgtttttggatttgcaTAATACTGAACATTGCATTTTAAATGATTCTGtttaattgtaggagaaaattaCTGCCTATTAATATAAAGTAATTATAGCAACATTTCAAGAGCCCTCTTGATTAGTTGAGCTGGGAGAGATTTAATTGGTTGGAGAGGGAGGGAAAATCTACACAAATACGGCTAGGTATGAAATTTCCAATGTTCCAACCAATCACTCGTCTAGGGTAACAGAGTTTGGCCGAATGATTTTTATttacatgcatgaatatgatagtcAACCTTTTTACTCGACTATATAATTCACATCTTCTccggtttattttttattttttataattaaaacaatGATGTCACATTCATTTCAGCATTGCTATTAGGAAAAAAACATTATTGTGAATATatttattgaagaaaaaaagtaaagaTACAGTAAGTTAGAAGGGATATGAAGCCAAACCCTAATAAGAAATAGAAaattattaccaaaaaaaaaaaatcaagagaaCTTCTaagagaaatgaaaatttgggaGCTCTGAAAGATTATGAGCACAAGTTGCAATTGGGACATGAATCCCACCAAGATATCCCAACATATGATCGATACACAGTTTGCCAAATAATTTGTCACCTGATTTTTTTCACGATAAATGGGATAAAACCGGAACATATATGGAAGAGAGGATATTGCAACAATTTATCCCATCAACCGATACACACCAGAGCACCTGAAAAAGAATGGAGAGAGTAAAGAGATGGAAAGTTGAAATGTGAAGGCACAGTGTGTAAAGCTGATCGTGTGAAGCTTATTTattataagtttttcttttttcttgaataaaCTATCGTTGCGTGCTTTAAATTTTACGTAATTAAATGAGAGGAATACGACTTTTTGTAATCTTCTAAATTCTAAAGcacaaatttgaatttgttttccaAGTGTCATTTTCCATGTTTAATAACGATGTAGTCATGTAAAACACAATATAATTTCCAAAGATCTGACAAAAAAATTCTACGTCGAGAAAGATTTGTCTAGTCACTATTGATTACTTTCTGATAAAAATATTTTCCTCGGCGTAGGATTTTTTATCAAAAAGTACATCGGCCTAGACTTCACATTGGTCCTGTATCGATTCATCGACAACCTAGCGAGAAAGGAATTGGCAAAATTCTAATCCGACGAATTTCCTACTTTTACTGCTAACACGTTCCCCGCTAAAGAGGTCTTTTGTTGTGTGATCGATACAAAGAACCTAGCGCAATGGCCCCTGGTGGTGCAACAAGCAGCAATTCGACCTGGCAGTGGTGGTCTAGTGGCAGTGGATGGCCTAACTCTGGGGTAAGTCATGGAAATTACGTACCAAGTTATCTCTTATCATATGTGTATGTTATTTTTCGTTTAACTCTCTAATTCTTATACAAAACAATGAGATCTATTATCATTTTTTCCTAACCCCTAGCGACCATTTTTGCATTGGACAGTTTCTTGGTTTGTGCCGGacaaaagaaggaaaacaatTAATCCTACATCAACGATCGATCAGTACCAGCTTTGAAGCCTTTACCACTTAATCAACACGAAGTGTAAACTTCTTTATTAATCAACACGATCGAGGAATAAGACACTCTCTAAACTCAAGCACAAATGGTATCTGATTTGAAGGCAATTAAACAAACATAATGAGTAAACCGCTCATTTCAATGAGTGCAACATGAGTATATTTTATTCGGTGACATTAACGGTGTAAGGCAAATAACAAACATAATGAATAAATCGATTTTCAGCTACCTCACCGACATTACAAATCTGTCGCAAAGATTCGGGCTCATGCTTAAGATGATACCAATTGAATCGTGGCCCCCCAAATATTAGATCGAGTCTGAGTTTGAATTTTCAATCGTAAAAGAAGGTTAGAGAGATTATATAAAAATCTGTTCGGTTTCTGAGAAAGACTAAAGTCAATTAGTCATAAACAGTTTAAAGTTGCAGACTATAATGACAATCACATGCGATTTCACGCGCAATGGGGTAAAACTTTAATGTTTCTTGGTGACCACGCTGAAATGTCTTCAGAACCTGGACAAAACTTAACTGTCCAATAGTTCATGCATAGCATGGTTTTACTTGTTACTTGGAGCAAATATTCTTCTGTTTACAGTCCAACAAAACATACCAACTAGTACTGTAACTTCTTCCTTGATCCTTTACATTTATTTGTAGATATTATTATTAATCATGTGGTTGTCCTCTTATGATTATTAGGTAATATCTTACTTAGTTCAGTTCTTTAATCGCGTAAATAAGGAAGCTTAGTCTCCGAGTCTCCAAGTAACTTTAATTCTATATAATTAagttaatgaaaaagaaaacacacACTAACTTCTCCCAATTTCTTGATAAACATTTTAGGTCCAGCATGATCCACCACTAATATCATCGGCATTTTTCCGACTTAACCACCTATTAACAAGTGTTAGATTTATATCACAAAGTATCTCGATAATATTATGAGTAAAATCTTTCATGTATTTATTGTATGTTACTTTGTTATATACCCAATGTGGAACCCAACATTTTTCATTCCTCTGTGTTTAAACAACCGAACTAGCCCTTTTTCCTCCTTTACCAAAAGagggaaaaggaagaaaaatattttccatgaatCCTTTGTTAGTTTGTTTCTCCAATATTGTCTTTCAGACTTTCAATCATTCAAACAATCGAAATctcataaaaatgaaaatttaagaCCGCAACAACGCAGaagcttttcaaaatttgacctctgaagaaaataaagaaacgCGCATATAGAAATGTTTGGAAGATACGAAGCTTTGAACTGACAAAAGAAACGAAGGGCTGCTTTCCTTACAGTGGCAAGTGGCGCCATCAGGTCCCCACTCCTTCCTCTGCCGACTTTGGGCAACAAGTTTTAGTCATGACATGCAAATACGTGAAGATGTATATTTCTGCCTAATATTACAAATGTGGCTAGCTAGGCAAATTAAGTTTAATATATAACGACCTCACATGAATTGATAAGTGAAGCAATGATAACGTGACAtgccacataaagtggtttatAATTGTGATTTAAAAAGATGATTTTTTagcattttatatttattataaatacGAAATTATGAATAAATAATCTATAAGTATTTTAAAGATGTTCTTTAATCATGTTATATCTATGGCAAATTGGCAATGCTAATTAACTCGCGACCTTCTATAAAGTAAAAAAGAGAAGGAATTTGGTTTAGCTTGATCAATAAATAATCTCATATTTCAGTATAAATTGATAGACTTCCACTTTCTAGTGTAAGTCAACTGAAACAATTATTCTCTTCAACTAAGGTAATAAAAACAGATTTTGTCTCCAACTAAAGTCAGGATGCCTTTctaatatttctctttattaaCATCTTCTTTTTGTTAGGGTCTTTATTTACATCTCCTTAAAAGCATAAAATGTTGATTGACTTAACCTTAATTAATATTGAAGTCATTTTTATAATCTCCTTTTCTctcttagcttttttttttttttttaaacaaatgatattatctatactaaaaagGTAAGGAAgtgagctaagcctcacaatgagctagcaataatgtggttcaaattcgcctttggcgagaatcgaacccaagacctctcacttactaatgaagaggaatacccctagaccgtagtactaagtagcctCTGTCATGTTTTCTTTAGACTTAATAAACTAATAGAGAAGACAAACAAAGTGGGGAGTGCATAAGATAGAAACCTTAAGGGAGGAGTGTTGTGAAGATGTGAAGAAATATGGTCCTATAATAAAAAGGTGAGAAACCCTATAAGTAGACCTATAAACGGATCGGGTCATCTGAACCCAACCCGTTAAGCTTAATAAGTCAACTGTTTCACCtgttaccaattttttttttttttttttttttttttacattttgcaTTCCAGTACAAATTACACATCTTTTACCCAAAATTACAAACATTAACAAACAGCCTAacatcttttatatatatatatatatatatatatatatatatatgtatatgtatatgtattaaACTACAATCTTCCAAATCAACTAATAAATAAAACTCCATAAGGGTTTTACAAAATGTGAAGCATAGCTATACGCCATGGGGCAATCGAACAcccaaaattcttccaaatcaactaattaataaaactccaTAAGGGTTTTCCAAATCAACTAATTAACTAACAGTCTAACATCTTATGTCGTATTCAACATCACCAAGATGTACCGCCCAATTACATCGCTACTTCAAGGAAGAATTTGCATATCGAACACCCAAAAATCTGCAACATACCCACAAAACACAATTAAACTCAACCCAgtacaacaaattcaaataaacaaGGATGCTGGAAGTAGTGAATTCATAGGCAAACAAAACAGGTTTTCACTTTATTGTGGAAAATACATACCATGCTTAATCAAGACTAATACTATTGGAGCATTGTCCCGAGTTTTCGATAAAACTCATGTCAAAAATTTCTTCAGTGAGTTCTTCCAAGTCAGCACCCTATTTCTCTAAAGCTaaacataaaaggaaaaaaaggaaaacaattataatctattatgtaagaaaaaaaataacaaagtaATATAAAATTTACCTCCTTTGCCAAAAAGCCAATCTCTAGTACATAGTAAGGCTTGAACGGTTTTAGGCAACAAAGAACTTCGATATTGATCAAGAACTCTACCACTAATACTAAATGTTGATTTCGAGGCAATAGTTGAGATAGGAATTGTTAACACATCAGAAGCCATACGAGAAAGTACAGAATAACGAAATTGCTCCAGTTTTCACCATGAAAGAATATCCAACTCTTGTTTTCTATCAAGTCTCTTTTCTTCAAGATATAGATGTAATTCAGTTTTTTCATTTGAAGTTGACCCATCTTGGTAAATATTATCAAATTCCtacatataaaaacaaaatagaaacaaTGACGTCAACGAACAATATAAAGAtgcatattaaaaatataaaaacaggAATAACAAATATGAATACTACCTCAAAAAATTTGTCTCCAACTTTTATTTGAGTAGGAGTTTGATTGAATGAGTTGGATACAAGAAGATGAGAGAACTTGTCCATGTAACGACCAAATAGTGCAAACAATGTACCACTAACATCCTTCAACTCTCTAGAATCCTCACCATAAAGTTTGTCATAACCTCACTCTACAAATTCCAATTTATAGCGAGGATCAAGAATCACTACAACAGCAAGAATCAAACTATACTCTGAccaatatttttcaaactttaaaTTCATATAACTCCCCATCCGTCTCATGAAATCATCACAATCTTCCATAGCATCTTGAATACAATAATGGACTTTgaacatttttgtaaaaaacAAGTTTGATGTAGGGTAATTTGTTCTGGAAAATAAGCAAGTAACTTCATAAAAATACCCCAAGAAATTGAAAATCTTCTCTATTTTATCCCACTCTTCCAATGAAGGACATGAACTAAAATTAGAATCAACAAGTGCCAAATTGAGAAAAACACGACGATAGAAAATAGCACTATCCAGTACTGTATATGTTGAATTTCATCTAGTAGGCACATCTTATCTCAACCCTTTTTTACTACTTGCCAATCCT from Pyrus communis chromosome 9, drPyrComm1.1, whole genome shotgun sequence harbors:
- the LOC137746133 gene encoding NAC domain-containing protein 90-like, which codes for MEDLPPGFRFSPTEEELISFYLQNKLDGRSEDLNRVVDRIIPVVYIYEFNPWELPQAAGEAIHGDPEQWFFFIPRQECEARGGRPRRLTTTGYWKATGSPSTVYSSNSSNYRAIGLKRTMVFYTGRAPHGKKTEWKMNEYKGIAIHADDNNQPSMTASSSNPSTPTPTLRQEFSLCRVYKKSKCLRAFDRRPPGIEITRNPNLNIQAAPAQATDHLDKGLTTSNRNPQNMEGRTNSSSPESSSSGGHGSQSSQPEQSGTLPMAVNNEAIWDLDQLINLLL